A stretch of Microbulbifer bruguierae DNA encodes these proteins:
- a CDS encoding DNA internalization-related competence protein ComEC/Rec2, whose translation MKGVSWAVAALWSLAVGIATIAFLPTLPGSAGGAVALLFGLVCVVLTVGIGGWLGLANRLPCGLGCLLLPFLFGCGWALNANHHALSERLPLALNGSDHSVTLEVEDLPEVSPAAARFGPPGGARGLVDSRFRARVVDTDQRDLIGKHLLLSWYRVDQKLSSRLRAGSRWKMSVRLKRPRGSVNPHTFDYEAWLLQQGIYATGYVRDKGQLPTFVQAGGGVDTLRETFRDRVSGQGLQRSGLIRALLLGDRSGLDTDTNALLKRTGTAHLLAISGLHVGMVAGFFLLLGGALGRVAGILRAHNPLPLAGITAIGGALVYTLLSGAPLSAQRALVMVVVATAAVVARRRVDPGLAFALALALVLLWQPLAVLNAGFWLSFIAVAVLLLRFQGRAETSAHARQAGSIVGKVHAAVSAQWCVLLGLMVPSLVIFSGVSASALLVNLIAIPWLALVILPLVLMGALVPVGGFSGLLWQLADWQLEWLLRFLLAVDGNLPSWQSMAVPGVALAGLAALASVLLLMPRGFPGRILGWCLIPVVLMGLTQWQRETQPRFELTVLDVGQGLAVVATTEDSSLVFDAGDAAPGGWSAGGGIVAPYLTAQGWRQVDALVVSHGDRDHAGGVEGLAEQLGIVRLVAPGELPKRLQPLVAASSSDSCVAGRHLLLGEMELQWLWPSGAGISGEENDHSCVALLTWRSVRILLTGDISRKAEKQLVKNFPDFEPVDVLIAPHHGSRTSSSPDLIHWASPRNAVFSAGFRHHFGHPHPDVVRRFTQSGIHLFNTADLGAIAFLWSQNRGQPRLQCARAAGRFWFADERESVVSQCAAGM comes from the coding sequence GTGAAGGGAGTGAGTTGGGCGGTGGCCGCGTTGTGGTCGCTGGCGGTGGGGATTGCAACTATTGCCTTTTTGCCGACACTGCCGGGGAGCGCGGGTGGTGCCGTAGCACTGCTTTTCGGTCTTGTTTGCGTGGTGCTGACCGTGGGTATTGGCGGTTGGCTCGGGCTGGCAAACCGGTTGCCCTGCGGACTTGGCTGCTTGCTGTTGCCGTTTCTGTTTGGCTGTGGCTGGGCGTTAAACGCCAACCACCATGCGCTTTCCGAGCGCTTGCCGCTCGCGCTGAACGGGTCTGACCACAGTGTCACCCTGGAAGTTGAAGACCTCCCCGAGGTTTCTCCCGCGGCTGCCCGTTTCGGCCCCCCTGGTGGGGCCAGAGGGCTTGTCGACAGTCGCTTTCGCGCGAGGGTAGTCGATACGGACCAGCGGGATTTGATTGGTAAGCACCTGTTGCTGAGCTGGTACCGGGTAGACCAGAAACTGTCGTCCAGGCTCCGCGCCGGTAGTCGCTGGAAAATGAGTGTGCGGTTGAAGCGCCCCAGAGGCAGCGTTAATCCACACACCTTTGACTATGAAGCCTGGTTGTTACAGCAGGGCATTTACGCCACCGGTTATGTACGCGATAAGGGGCAGCTGCCAACGTTTGTGCAGGCCGGTGGTGGCGTTGATACCTTGCGGGAGACATTCAGGGATCGGGTTTCCGGGCAGGGGTTGCAGCGGAGTGGGTTGATTAGGGCTCTGCTGTTGGGAGACAGGAGTGGCTTGGATACGGACACGAATGCGTTGCTCAAGCGCACCGGAACCGCCCACCTCTTGGCAATCTCGGGGCTGCATGTAGGGATGGTTGCTGGTTTCTTCCTGCTGCTGGGGGGCGCGCTTGGGCGTGTTGCGGGGATATTGCGCGCGCACAACCCCTTACCGCTCGCCGGGATCACGGCGATAGGCGGAGCGCTAGTTTATACACTGCTTAGTGGGGCGCCACTTTCTGCCCAGCGGGCTCTGGTTATGGTCGTGGTGGCGACTGCAGCAGTGGTCGCGAGACGACGTGTTGACCCGGGCCTGGCATTTGCCCTGGCGCTCGCGCTGGTTTTGTTGTGGCAACCCCTGGCCGTACTCAATGCAGGTTTCTGGTTGTCCTTTATCGCCGTAGCGGTGTTGCTACTGAGGTTTCAGGGCCGGGCAGAAACGTCTGCGCATGCCCGGCAGGCTGGGTCCATCGTTGGTAAGGTCCACGCTGCGGTCTCTGCTCAGTGGTGCGTTCTGTTGGGGTTGATGGTGCCATCCCTGGTCATCTTTTCCGGTGTCAGTGCCAGCGCTTTGCTGGTAAATCTCATTGCAATTCCCTGGTTGGCTCTGGTGATACTGCCGCTTGTCCTGATGGGCGCCCTGGTGCCTGTGGGTGGATTTTCCGGCCTTTTATGGCAGCTGGCTGACTGGCAATTGGAATGGCTGCTGCGCTTTCTTCTGGCGGTCGACGGCAATCTGCCGAGCTGGCAGTCAATGGCGGTGCCGGGTGTTGCGCTGGCGGGTTTGGCGGCTCTGGCCAGTGTGCTTCTGTTGATGCCGCGAGGGTTTCCAGGGCGGATTCTTGGGTGGTGTTTGATCCCCGTGGTTTTGATGGGGCTCACTCAGTGGCAGCGGGAGACGCAGCCCCGATTTGAGCTCACAGTTCTGGATGTAGGGCAGGGCTTGGCAGTTGTGGCGACCACCGAAGACAGCAGTCTGGTATTTGATGCCGGGGATGCGGCCCCCGGTGGATGGAGTGCAGGTGGGGGAATCGTTGCTCCCTACCTCACCGCGCAGGGATGGCGGCAGGTGGACGCGCTGGTTGTAAGTCACGGAGATCGGGATCACGCCGGCGGGGTAGAGGGGTTGGCTGAACAGCTGGGTATTGTGCGGCTTGTGGCGCCCGGTGAGTTACCCAAACGCTTGCAACCACTGGTCGCCGCCTCCAGCAGTGATAGTTGTGTTGCGGGTCGACACCTGTTGCTGGGTGAGATGGAGCTGCAATGGCTGTGGCCGAGTGGCGCGGGTATCAGTGGTGAAGAGAACGACCACAGCTGTGTGGCGCTGCTCACCTGGCGGAGTGTGCGGATCCTGTTGACCGGGGATATTTCCCGTAAAGCAGAGAAGCAACTGGTCAAAAACTTCCCGGATTTTGAGCCGGTCGATGTGCTGATCGCCCCCCACCATGGCTCCCGAACGTCATCCTCTCCCGATCTGATTCACTGGGCCAGCCCTCGCAATGCGGTATTCAGTGCCGGCTTCCGCCATCATTTTGGGCATCCCCATCCCGACGTTGTCCGCCGCTTCACCCAGAGTGGAATTCATCTATTCAATACAGCAGACCTTGGCGCCATTGCGTTTCTCTGGTCGCAAAATCGGGGGCAGCCCCGTCTACAGTGTGCTCGGGCGGCGGGAAGGTTCTGGTTTGCCGATGAGCGGGAAAGTGTGGTGAGCCAATGCGCCGCAGGCATGTGA
- a CDS encoding porin encodes MKKTALTLALTATLPAFANAEVFTFYGKANASFQSADEGAGANTDIKSNASRLGVKGELPLDNGLKGIYKMEYQVDIDGEADEVLSQRNIYAGLEGGFGQVIGGKFDTPLKMAQKKVDLFNDLEGDIKSLVTRNDNRVSNNLQYTTPSFAGFKAAAAYISNKDAEILDSDGNLVDTRDNGTSLSFAYDNNGVYLAYAYDQDVEANDWNVSRMVAQYDLGNLQVGALYEEQEKADSSKQDGWMTSVAYKINNWTAKAQYGQSDIVKTDGETFSLGLDYKLSKAAKVFTFYTDETAADNYERSYFGIGTEFKF; translated from the coding sequence ATGAAAAAGACAGCTTTGACTCTGGCGCTGACTGCAACCCTACCGGCCTTCGCAAATGCCGAGGTTTTCACTTTCTATGGCAAGGCGAATGCGTCTTTCCAGTCCGCAGATGAAGGTGCAGGTGCCAACACCGATATCAAAAGCAATGCTTCCCGTCTCGGAGTGAAGGGCGAATTGCCGCTGGATAATGGCCTCAAGGGCATCTACAAGATGGAATATCAGGTAGACATCGATGGAGAAGCCGATGAGGTTCTCAGCCAGCGCAATATCTACGCCGGCCTGGAAGGTGGCTTCGGCCAGGTCATCGGGGGGAAATTCGACACCCCGCTGAAGATGGCACAAAAAAAAGTCGACCTGTTCAATGACCTGGAAGGCGATATCAAGAGCCTGGTCACCCGCAACGACAACCGGGTATCCAACAACCTGCAGTACACCACACCGTCCTTCGCCGGTTTCAAGGCTGCTGCCGCCTATATCAGCAACAAGGATGCCGAGATCCTCGACAGTGACGGCAATCTGGTGGACACCCGTGATAACGGTACTTCCCTGTCTTTCGCCTACGACAACAACGGCGTATATCTGGCGTATGCCTATGACCAGGATGTAGAAGCCAATGACTGGAACGTGAGCCGTATGGTCGCCCAGTACGACCTCGGCAACCTGCAAGTCGGCGCCCTGTATGAAGAACAGGAAAAGGCAGACAGCAGCAAACAGGATGGCTGGATGACGTCGGTTGCCTACAAGATCAACAACTGGACCGCAAAGGCACAATACGGGCAGTCCGACATCGTCAAGACTGACGGTGAGACTTTCAGCCTGGGACTGGACTACAAACTGTCCAAGGCCGCGAAGGTGTTCACCTTCTACACCGACGAAACCGCTGCGGACAACTATGAGCGCAGCTACTTCGGTATTGGCACGGAATTCAAATTCTAA
- a CDS encoding OsmC domain/YcaO domain-containing protein: MEINVNFLDNLRLEAKFDDFTVITDQPIRYKGDGSAPSPFDYFLASSALCAAYFVRVYCLSRDIPTHNIRLSQNNIVDPENRYNQIFKIQVELPEDISEKDRQGILRSIDRCTVKKVIQTGPDFQIEVVDNLAEDAQALLMVAPDAEHRTFIEGKDLPLEQTIANMTKILADLGMKIEIASWRNIVPHVWSLHIRDAASPMCFTNGKGATKESALCSALGEFIERLNCNFFYNDQYFGEEIANAEYVHYPNEKWFGLMEHDELPDGILDDYTLAIYNPEGELAGSNLIDTNSGRIDRGICALPFVRKSDGQNVYFPSNLIENLFLSNGMSAGNTLPEAQVQCLSEIFERAVKKQILEEELALPDVPREVLEKYPDIVEGIAELEKQGFPILVKDASLGGQFPVMCVTLMNPRTGGVFASFGAHPSLHVALERSLTELMQGRSFEGLNDMPPPTFNSLAVTEPHNFVEHFIDSTGVVSWRFFSAKSDYEFVEWDFSGDHGDTNETEADRLFAILEEMGKEVYMATYEELGAPACRILVPGYSEVYPVEDLIWDNTNKALDYREDILNLHRLDEDQLQDLVERLEESQIDNYETITTLIGVEFDENTVWGQLTVLELKLLIYLALQRHEEALEQVEAFLQYNDNTVERGLFYRAVQAVLEIALDDELELDDFMVNFRRMFGADTMAAVAGSVDGSVRFYGLTPTNMQLEGLDKHLRLIESYKKLHAARGAKRVAG; this comes from the coding sequence ATGGAAATCAACGTCAACTTCCTCGATAACCTGCGTCTCGAAGCTAAATTCGATGACTTTACGGTCATTACAGACCAGCCCATCCGCTATAAGGGGGATGGGTCGGCGCCGAGTCCGTTTGACTATTTCCTGGCGTCTTCCGCCCTGTGTGCGGCTTATTTCGTGCGGGTGTACTGTCTGTCACGGGATATCCCGACCCACAATATCCGTTTGTCACAAAACAACATTGTGGATCCGGAAAACCGCTACAACCAGATTTTCAAGATTCAGGTGGAACTGCCGGAAGATATTTCAGAGAAGGACCGTCAGGGCATACTCCGGTCAATCGACCGCTGTACCGTCAAAAAGGTGATCCAGACCGGGCCGGACTTCCAGATCGAAGTGGTGGACAATCTGGCGGAGGACGCTCAGGCACTATTGATGGTCGCGCCGGATGCGGAGCACCGGACGTTCATTGAGGGCAAGGATCTGCCTCTGGAGCAGACCATCGCCAATATGACGAAGATCCTTGCGGACCTCGGGATGAAGATCGAGATCGCGTCCTGGCGCAATATCGTGCCCCATGTCTGGTCTCTGCATATTCGTGATGCAGCGTCCCCCATGTGTTTTACCAACGGCAAAGGGGCGACGAAGGAGAGCGCGCTGTGTTCCGCACTGGGCGAGTTTATCGAACGTCTGAACTGTAACTTCTTCTACAACGATCAGTACTTTGGTGAGGAAATCGCCAATGCCGAATATGTACATTACCCGAATGAAAAATGGTTCGGGCTTATGGAACACGACGAGTTGCCGGACGGCATTCTGGACGACTACACCCTCGCGATCTACAACCCGGAAGGTGAGCTGGCTGGCTCGAACCTGATTGATACCAACTCTGGTCGTATTGACCGGGGCATCTGCGCGCTGCCGTTTGTGCGCAAGTCCGATGGTCAGAATGTGTATTTTCCTTCCAACCTGATTGAAAACCTCTTTCTCAGTAATGGTATGAGTGCGGGCAATACTCTCCCTGAAGCCCAGGTACAGTGCCTTTCTGAAATATTTGAGCGGGCGGTGAAAAAGCAGATTCTAGAGGAAGAACTGGCGCTGCCGGATGTCCCCCGCGAGGTGCTGGAAAAATACCCGGATATTGTTGAAGGTATAGCTGAGCTGGAGAAACAGGGTTTCCCGATACTGGTCAAGGATGCGTCCCTTGGTGGCCAGTTCCCTGTGATGTGCGTGACCCTGATGAATCCGCGCACGGGTGGTGTATTTGCCTCGTTCGGCGCGCATCCGAGTCTGCATGTGGCGCTTGAGCGCAGTCTCACAGAGCTGATGCAGGGACGCAGCTTTGAAGGACTGAATGATATGCCCCCCCCCACCTTTAACAGCCTGGCGGTAACCGAGCCGCACAACTTTGTGGAGCATTTTATTGACTCCACCGGTGTGGTGTCGTGGCGTTTCTTCAGCGCCAAATCGGATTACGAGTTCGTTGAGTGGGATTTTTCAGGTGACCACGGGGATACGAACGAAACCGAGGCAGACCGGTTGTTCGCTATTCTCGAGGAAATGGGTAAAGAGGTGTACATGGCGACCTATGAGGAACTGGGAGCGCCGGCATGCCGTATCCTGGTTCCCGGGTATTCCGAGGTGTACCCGGTAGAAGATTTGATTTGGGACAACACCAACAAAGCATTGGATTATCGGGAAGACATTCTGAATCTCCATCGCCTGGATGAAGACCAGTTGCAAGACCTGGTGGAGCGTCTGGAAGAGAGCCAGATCGACAACTACGAGACCATCACCACCCTGATCGGCGTGGAGTTTGATGAGAATACCGTATGGGGCCAGCTGACCGTTCTGGAATTGAAATTACTGATTTATCTCGCGTTACAGCGACATGAGGAGGCGCTGGAGCAGGTCGAAGCCTTTTTGCAGTACAACGACAACACCGTCGAACGAGGTCTCTTTTACCGCGCGGTGCAGGCTGTGCTGGAAATTGCGCTGGACGATGAGCTGGAGCTGGATGATTTCATGGTGAATTTCCGCCGCATGTTCGGGGCGGATACCATGGCTGCGGTCGCAGGTTCCGTGGACGGTAGTGTGCGCTTCTATGGCCTGACGCCCACCAATATGCAGCTGGAAGGACTCGATAAACATCTGCGGTTGATTGAAAGCTACAAGAAATTGCATGCCGCGCGCGGGGCGAAGAGGGTTGCCGGTTAA
- a CDS encoding peroxidase family protein, with the protein MKHHGIVQPRGLNESCPANRSINEHAAEAQRFGRLFPHLPRLISNPDDLEAVGQRGGVMDADHGSLGATTTPLGYVFFGQFIDHDITLDVTSSFNRINDPSATRNFRTPALDLDCVYGSGPEASPYLYYQAPDNPTPRQAEIRGRHLLTDGDDLVRAPSAPEGNTKRAALIGDPRNDENRMVSQIQLAMHYFHNAVVDYVLNKKKANNESTEDEGIFEEAQKIARWHYQWVVVNDFLPRMVGKELVVDILSRGPKLYCIKNQPYIPVEFAVAAYRFGHTMVTRTLNYNSSHSGVELFGSELGQGFTVNNAGIADMSLFFGPGAQTAGAVDILMQSDLLDLPFMSPDTPAHMRSLATRNLLRGQSFGLPSGQEVHAHVCEVLGEHLPAPDMHMLDMPEALVNNTPLWLYILAEGMLSGGQKLGPVGGRIVAEVLIGVLESDNTSYLGADRSWRPTLPYSGDVWDMEALINFANMPS; encoded by the coding sequence ATGAAACACCATGGAATTGTCCAACCGCGGGGTTTAAACGAAAGCTGTCCCGCCAATCGATCTATCAATGAACACGCCGCGGAAGCGCAACGCTTTGGCAGGCTGTTCCCCCATCTACCTCGTCTGATTTCCAATCCAGACGACCTGGAAGCCGTAGGTCAGCGCGGCGGAGTGATGGATGCCGACCACGGCTCACTCGGCGCGACCACGACGCCTCTCGGATACGTATTTTTCGGCCAGTTTATCGACCACGATATCACGCTCGACGTGACATCCAGTTTCAATAGAATTAATGATCCCTCCGCAACCCGGAACTTCCGAACCCCGGCACTGGACCTTGACTGCGTCTACGGATCGGGCCCGGAGGCAAGTCCCTACCTTTACTATCAGGCCCCGGACAACCCTACTCCCCGCCAGGCTGAAATAAGAGGCAGACACCTGCTCACAGACGGCGACGATCTTGTGCGAGCCCCCAGCGCTCCCGAAGGTAATACGAAAAGGGCAGCCTTGATCGGCGATCCTCGCAACGATGAAAATCGGATGGTTTCACAGATCCAGCTTGCCATGCATTACTTCCACAATGCCGTAGTGGATTATGTATTGAACAAAAAAAAGGCAAACAACGAGAGTACGGAAGACGAAGGGATATTTGAGGAAGCACAAAAAATTGCCCGCTGGCACTACCAGTGGGTGGTAGTGAATGACTTTCTGCCGCGCATGGTTGGCAAGGAGCTGGTGGTCGATATTCTCAGTAGAGGCCCCAAACTTTACTGCATAAAAAACCAGCCTTATATACCCGTAGAATTCGCTGTTGCTGCCTATCGCTTTGGGCACACCATGGTTACCAGAACCCTGAACTACAACAGTTCACATTCAGGTGTTGAGCTATTCGGCAGCGAGCTGGGACAAGGCTTTACTGTCAACAACGCCGGTATAGCAGACATGTCATTGTTTTTCGGCCCCGGTGCCCAAACCGCTGGTGCGGTAGACATCCTGATGCAGAGTGATTTGCTGGACCTACCATTTATGTCACCAGACACACCCGCACATATGCGCTCGCTGGCCACACGCAACCTGCTGCGCGGACAATCATTTGGTTTGCCTTCTGGCCAGGAAGTTCACGCGCACGTCTGCGAGGTACTGGGCGAACACCTTCCTGCTCCGGATATGCATATGCTTGACATGCCAGAAGCGCTGGTCAACAACACTCCCCTGTGGTTATACATACTGGCTGAAGGAATGCTCTCCGGTGGACAGAAACTCGGTCCAGTCGGCGGTCGTATCGTGGCGGAAGTACTTATCGGCGTACTGGAGAGTGATAATACAAGTTACCTCGGCGCGGATCGTAGCTGGCGGCCGACACTGCCCTATTCGGGAGATGTCTGGGATATGGAAGCGCTGATCAACTTTGCCAACATGCCCAGTTAG
- a CDS encoding endonuclease/exonuclease/phosphatase family protein has translation MQRTINLHSPVALVGSIFFAVFATGSAEASGGKSAVAEAKVHAATPCPLLTGYGAVGDGAVRVATFNAFLNRPGEGDLLRELAGRDSPQVQAVSEIIQRVRPDILLLNEVDRDREGKAAELLQKNYLSVAQRHQQAIEYPYRYFASANTGVDSALDLDGDGRLGEPEDAYGYGAFPGQYGMLLLSRYPIETTGIRTFQNFLWKDMPGALIPVDYYPPEAQKQLRLSSKSHWDIPVNVDGEILHILAAHPTPPVFDGPEDRNGRRNHDEIRFWADYVRGENYFYDDQGRDGALEMGARFVILGDYNADPYDGDTRNNAIWQLLKHPDIAQDRPPGSDGARRDAESAGYVNVGHRGNPAYDTGDFNPKGSGNLRLDYVLPSKHGITPRCASVFWPAEGQEGWDLVGEGYPVISSDHHLVWMDLDIDSLPRE, from the coding sequence ATGCAAAGAACTATTAACCTGCACAGCCCCGTTGCTCTGGTGGGCAGTATTTTTTTCGCAGTATTTGCTACCGGTTCGGCGGAGGCGAGTGGCGGCAAGTCTGCAGTGGCAGAAGCGAAGGTACATGCGGCAACCCCCTGTCCCTTGTTGACCGGCTACGGTGCTGTTGGTGATGGGGCTGTGCGGGTAGCCACTTTTAACGCGTTTCTTAACCGTCCTGGCGAGGGTGATTTACTGAGGGAATTGGCGGGACGTGATAGCCCACAAGTTCAGGCCGTCAGTGAAATTATCCAGCGTGTTCGGCCCGACATTCTTCTGCTGAATGAGGTGGACCGTGATCGTGAAGGTAAGGCGGCGGAGTTGCTGCAGAAAAACTACCTGTCTGTGGCGCAACGGCATCAGCAGGCAATCGAGTATCCGTACCGTTACTTCGCGAGCGCCAACACCGGTGTCGACAGCGCGCTGGATCTGGATGGTGATGGTCGATTGGGCGAGCCGGAAGACGCGTATGGTTACGGTGCCTTTCCGGGTCAGTACGGGATGCTATTGCTTTCCAGGTACCCGATAGAAACCACAGGTATCCGAACCTTCCAAAATTTTTTATGGAAGGACATGCCCGGGGCCCTGATTCCGGTTGACTACTATCCCCCAGAAGCGCAAAAGCAATTGCGTCTGTCGAGTAAGAGCCATTGGGATATACCGGTCAATGTCGATGGCGAAATCCTGCATATTCTGGCGGCACACCCAACGCCCCCGGTATTCGATGGGCCGGAAGACCGCAATGGCCGGCGCAACCACGATGAGATCCGGTTCTGGGCTGATTATGTCCGCGGTGAGAACTATTTTTATGATGACCAGGGCCGTGACGGGGCCCTGGAGATGGGGGCCCGTTTTGTAATTCTCGGCGACTACAACGCAGACCCCTACGATGGGGATACGCGAAACAATGCCATCTGGCAATTATTGAAGCACCCGGATATCGCTCAGGACCGTCCGCCTGGGAGTGATGGGGCAAGGCGAGATGCGGAGTCCGCGGGCTATGTGAATGTGGGACACCGCGGTAATCCGGCTTACGATACCGGTGACTTTAACCCCAAGGGTTCGGGTAACCTGCGACTCGATTATGTGTTGCCATCAAAACACGGCATCACGCCTCGCTGCGCTTCTGTCTTCTGGCCGGCGGAAGGCCAGGAGGGATGGGATTTGGTAGGGGAGGGATATCCGGTGATATCGTCTGACCACCATCTGGTATGGATGGATCTGGATATAGATAGTCTGCCGCGAGAGTAA
- the udk gene encoding uridine kinase codes for MEVQIIAIAGGSCSGKTTLAQAVYEQLGEDNCLLILQDNYYRGLEGITNFDVPEAIDFALLAKQLSDLRAGRTIHMPTYDFTTHRRKPEVVELTARPVVLVDGILILHAAELQQSFDFKVFVACDEATRRQRRLARDVRERGREYEATLQQFNEQTAPMHDRYVEPSKGNADLIHQSHADTVSLLQYCFASI; via the coding sequence ATGGAAGTACAGATTATAGCGATCGCCGGGGGCAGTTGTTCGGGAAAAACAACATTGGCGCAAGCGGTTTACGAACAGTTGGGCGAAGATAATTGCCTTCTGATCCTGCAGGATAACTACTACAGGGGGCTGGAAGGGATAACGAATTTTGATGTGCCCGAGGCCATTGATTTTGCACTACTGGCGAAGCAGTTATCGGATCTGCGTGCCGGACGCACGATCCATATGCCCACTTACGATTTCACAACCCATAGGCGCAAGCCCGAGGTGGTGGAGCTGACTGCGAGGCCTGTTGTTCTGGTGGATGGCATTTTGATCTTGCATGCGGCGGAACTGCAACAGAGTTTTGACTTTAAAGTATTCGTAGCCTGTGACGAGGCAACCCGGCGACAGCGACGCCTGGCGCGGGATGTTCGGGAGCGCGGACGGGAATACGAGGCAACCCTGCAACAATTCAATGAACAGACGGCGCCGATGCATGATCGATATGTCGAGCCGTCAAAAGGCAATGCAGACCTGATTCACCAATCCCACGCCGATACTGTCTCACTATTGCAGTATTGTTTTGCCAGTATATAG